The following coding sequences are from one Prochlorococcus sp. MIT 0604 window:
- the murA gene encoding UDP-N-acetylglucosamine 1-carboxyvinyltransferase — translation MICVSKKKSYLKSQNLKIFGQGKLNGIVEISGAKNSALVLLAASLLTNERIVLQNVPRLTDIEKMANILRNLGVKIIEKNNKLEIDSQNISIKELPYELVNGLRASFFCIGPLLSKFGEAKVPLPGGCNIGSRPIDEHINGLKALGAEILIEEEIVKANIKGDKSRLIGTHIKLKCPSVGATETLIMAASLADGRTTIENAAREPEIQDLCQMLNKMGAKIYDSGKETIIIDGVNKLCGCTHKVIPDRIEAGTFLIAAAATSSSITISPVIPNHLEAVTNKLQESGSKITIKGNSITIKGNKIKGVDIKTAPFPGFPTDLQAPFSTLMAIANGQSKITETIFENRMNHVQLLNKMGANIKLNKNTAYIKGVKKIKGMDLVGSDLRSSAALIIAGIIAEGTSIIYGLEHLDRGYENFESKLKILGVKITREFNKKTLTSKEFKTSSDPADIPRYKAA, via the coding sequence ATGATTTGCGTAAGCAAAAAGAAGTCATATCTTAAATCACAAAATTTAAAGATTTTTGGCCAAGGCAAATTAAATGGAATCGTTGAAATAAGTGGTGCGAAGAATTCGGCCTTAGTTTTACTTGCTGCGTCATTACTAACTAATGAAAGAATAGTTCTTCAGAATGTTCCTCGCCTCACTGATATTGAAAAAATGGCTAATATCCTTAGAAATTTAGGGGTTAAAATAATAGAAAAAAACAATAAATTAGAGATAGATTCTCAAAATATTTCTATTAAAGAACTTCCATATGAACTTGTTAATGGACTAAGAGCAAGTTTCTTTTGTATCGGTCCACTATTAAGTAAATTTGGAGAGGCTAAAGTTCCTTTGCCTGGAGGGTGTAATATTGGTTCAAGGCCAATAGATGAGCACATTAACGGGCTTAAAGCACTAGGAGCGGAAATTCTTATTGAAGAAGAAATTGTAAAAGCAAATATAAAAGGAGATAAAAGCAGATTAATTGGTACACATATCAAATTAAAGTGCCCAAGCGTAGGAGCTACTGAAACTTTAATAATGGCCGCATCATTAGCGGATGGAAGAACTACGATTGAGAATGCTGCAAGAGAACCTGAAATTCAGGATTTATGCCAAATGCTAAATAAAATGGGGGCAAAAATTTACGACTCTGGCAAAGAAACAATAATTATTGATGGTGTTAATAAGCTGTGTGGTTGTACTCATAAAGTAATTCCAGATCGAATAGAAGCTGGCACTTTTTTAATAGCGGCTGCTGCGACTTCCTCTTCGATAACAATTTCTCCTGTAATTCCTAATCATCTTGAAGCTGTCACGAATAAGCTTCAAGAGAGTGGAAGTAAAATTACGATTAAAGGAAATTCCATTACAATCAAGGGAAATAAGATCAAAGGGGTAGATATTAAAACAGCTCCTTTCCCAGGATTTCCAACTGACTTGCAAGCACCATTTTCAACTTTAATGGCAATCGCAAATGGTCAATCAAAGATAACTGAAACAATTTTCGAAAACAGAATGAACCATGTTCAATTACTTAACAAAATGGGGGCAAATATAAAATTAAATAAAAATACAGCTTATATCAAAGGTGTAAAAAAAATTAAGGGGATGGATCTAGTTGGATCTGATTTGAGGTCTTCAGCTGCATTAATAATTGCTGGGATTATAGCAGAAGGCACTAGTATAATTTATGGTTTAGAGCATTTGGATAGAGGTTATGAAAATTTTGAATCAAAACTAAAAATATTAGGTGTAAAAATAACCAGAGAGTTTAACAAAAAAACTTTGACAAGTAAGGAATTTAAAACAAGTTCAGACCCTGCAGACATTCCTCGATATAAAGCGGCTTAA
- the lpdA gene encoding dihydrolipoyl dehydrogenase, which yields MTDSSFDFDLIVIGAGYGGFDAAKHAAGKGLKVAIVESSDMGGTCVNKGCVPSKALLAASGKVREIADYEHLAKFGIHASPVRFERSKIADHANNLVLNVRENLTKTLKRSGVEIILGIGRIEGNQKVGVRDKNGIDKIFTCKNIVIATGSSPFVPRGITLDNRTVFTSDDAVKLEWLPRWIAIIGSGYIGLEFADVYTALGCEVTMIEALENIMPTFDPDITKIAKKNLIQARDIDTKSNVFATKITPGCPVKIELTDAKSREVVETLEVDAVLVATGRSPNSNNLNLESVGIETVKGFIPVDDQMRVKNGDEVIPNIWAVGDVTGKLMLAHTAAAQGTIAVDNICGGNVEINYKSIPAATFTHPEISSVGLSEVEAKEISTKENFTLGVVKSFFKANSKALAELESDGLLKLIFNKDNGKVLGAHIFGLHAADLIQEISNAISRNQDVIELSKEVHTHPTLSEVVEVAYKQAASQIK from the coding sequence GTGACTGATTCAAGTTTTGATTTTGATTTAATCGTAATAGGAGCAGGATATGGAGGTTTTGATGCCGCTAAACATGCTGCTGGTAAGGGACTGAAAGTTGCAATAGTAGAGTCTTCTGATATGGGAGGGACTTGTGTTAACAAGGGGTGTGTTCCATCAAAAGCTCTTTTGGCTGCAAGTGGAAAAGTTAGAGAAATAGCTGATTATGAACATTTGGCTAAATTTGGTATTCATGCTTCCCCAGTAAGGTTCGAGAGATCAAAAATTGCAGATCATGCAAATAATTTAGTTTTAAATGTTAGAGAAAATTTAACAAAAACTCTTAAAAGGAGTGGAGTTGAAATTATTTTGGGCATTGGAAGGATTGAGGGAAATCAAAAAGTAGGTGTAAGAGATAAAAACGGAATTGATAAAATTTTCACATGTAAGAATATTGTTATAGCAACAGGCTCTTCTCCTTTTGTGCCCCGAGGAATAACTTTGGATAATAGGACCGTATTTACTAGCGATGATGCGGTTAAACTTGAGTGGCTTCCAAGATGGATAGCAATTATCGGAAGCGGTTATATAGGACTAGAATTTGCTGATGTTTATACCGCGCTTGGTTGTGAAGTTACCATGATCGAGGCTTTGGAGAATATTATGCCAACATTTGATCCAGACATCACTAAAATTGCTAAGAAGAACCTTATTCAAGCAAGAGATATAGACACAAAATCAAATGTCTTTGCGACAAAAATAACACCGGGATGCCCTGTAAAAATAGAACTGACTGATGCAAAATCTAGGGAAGTTGTAGAAACTTTAGAAGTTGACGCTGTACTAGTCGCAACTGGCAGAAGTCCTAATAGTAATAACTTAAATCTTGAGTCGGTTGGTATCGAAACAGTAAAAGGTTTCATTCCTGTAGATGATCAAATGAGAGTTAAGAATGGTGATGAAGTAATACCTAACATTTGGGCTGTTGGAGATGTGACGGGCAAACTAATGCTTGCCCATACAGCTGCAGCGCAGGGTACTATTGCTGTTGATAATATTTGCGGTGGTAATGTCGAAATTAACTATAAAAGTATCCCCGCAGCAACCTTTACTCACCCAGAGATAAGTTCAGTTGGTCTCTCTGAAGTTGAAGCTAAAGAGATATCTACAAAAGAAAATTTTACTTTGGGAGTTGTCAAAAGTTTCTTTAAGGCTAATTCAAAAGCATTGGCTGAATTAGAGAGTGATGGATTGCTAAAGTTGATTTTCAACAAAGATAATGGGAAAGTATTAGGAGCACATATTTTTGGGTTACATGCAGCTGATTTAATTCAAGAAATTTCGAACGCTATTTCAAGGAACCAAGATGTAATTGAATTATCTAAAGAAGTTCATACTCATCCTACTCTTAGTGAAGTAGTTGAGGTCGCATATAAACAGGCGGCTTCTCAAATAAAATAA
- a CDS encoding acyltransferase yields MLIPTQIKSLRQYFYPCLGGILGGISVSTHFWLILMPISLFILWKGSERRIANFCWGFFFVLISHSWLYDLHPLTWLGFSWLASLIIAILILLFCAFLGGILVFLWGLLVEIILWKEDVFKMKILSLTVKVFFLSLTWGIGELILSQTPFFWIGLGESLIPGDIYLAGLARWIGASGLCVLQILIGFWIFYIQGRWERKLHFKKIFLLGLLVFILLHLFGGLTTPLKRNYEYPAAIWQTNIPTREKLKINDEFIEEKLSIAQKYALSNKAKLLVAPEGILSNNFYFSKGIKVNTLSGGFRNSNNELRSSLLGFQIGDKSFTSFIDKNRLVPIGEKIPRFLDIFSRGLSAVGGIQPGSDSRFFDTKFTPPLAVAICYEISDGLEIRKAINSGAKLIITAANLDPYPAKLYNQFLSLARLRSIENKKDNLLVSNTGPSGLVQDDGKIIKLLDYDVERNEIVFPNFSSEKTFYTKFGDKPILFLFIFFMGLNIFWKIN; encoded by the coding sequence TTGTTAATCCCAACTCAAATTAAAAGTCTAAGACAATATTTTTACCCTTGTTTAGGAGGGATTTTAGGAGGAATTTCAGTTTCAACTCATTTTTGGCTGATTTTAATGCCGATATCTTTATTTATTTTATGGAAGGGAAGTGAAAGGAGAATAGCAAATTTTTGTTGGGGTTTTTTCTTTGTCTTGATAAGTCATTCTTGGCTTTATGATCTTCATCCATTGACATGGCTTGGGTTTTCATGGCTTGCAAGTTTAATAATTGCCATTTTAATATTATTATTTTGCGCTTTTCTGGGTGGGATATTAGTTTTTTTATGGGGATTGTTAGTTGAAATTATTCTCTGGAAAGAGGATGTTTTCAAAATGAAAATATTATCTTTAACAGTAAAAGTATTTTTTTTATCCTTGACTTGGGGTATTGGTGAACTGATACTTTCTCAAACACCTTTTTTTTGGATAGGTTTAGGAGAGAGTCTCATCCCAGGTGATATTTATCTTGCTGGTTTAGCAAGATGGATTGGTGCAAGTGGTTTATGCGTATTACAAATATTGATTGGATTTTGGATTTTTTATATTCAAGGTAGATGGGAAAGAAAACTTCACTTTAAAAAAATATTTCTTTTGGGACTTTTGGTTTTTATTTTATTACATTTATTTGGAGGTTTAACAACTCCATTAAAAAGAAATTATGAATATCCAGCAGCTATTTGGCAAACTAATATACCAACAAGAGAAAAATTAAAAATAAATGATGAATTTATTGAAGAAAAGCTATCCATCGCTCAAAAATATGCTTTATCAAACAAAGCGAAACTTCTTGTTGCTCCTGAAGGAATTCTATCTAATAATTTTTATTTTTCTAAAGGCATTAAGGTTAATACCTTGTCAGGAGGTTTCAGAAATTCAAATAATGAGTTAAGAAGTTCTTTACTCGGATTTCAAATTGGAGATAAATCTTTTACCTCATTTATAGATAAAAATAGACTTGTTCCAATAGGTGAAAAAATACCTAGATTTCTAGATATTTTTTCAAGAGGATTATCTGCAGTAGGAGGGATTCAACCAGGCTCTGATTCAAGATTTTTTGATACTAAATTTACACCCCCACTAGCAGTAGCTATATGTTACGAAATTAGTGATGGACTAGAAATAAGAAAGGCTATCAATAGCGGTGCAAAACTAATAATAACTGCAGCAAATTTAGATCCATATCCCGCTAAGCTTTATAATCAATTCCTATCTTTGGCTAGATTAAGAAGTATTGAAAATAAGAAAGATAATTTACTAGTATCAAATACAGGCCCTTCGGGCTTAGTTCAAGATGATGGAAAAATAATTAAACTTTTAGATTATGATGTTGAGCGAAATGAAATAGTGTTCCCTAATTTTTCGTCCGAAAAGACTTTCTATACAAAATTTGGAGATAAACCTATTTTGTTTTTGTTTATATTTTTTATGGGATTAAATATCTTTTGGAAAATTAATTAA
- a CDS encoding aspartate aminotransferase family protein — translation MNTYSRFDISFKKGKGCWLWDKKGKKYLDAVAGIATCSLGHSDRVLRRRLSTQLRKIQHISNLYNIEEQEQLSRTLTNMSCAKSVFFCNSGAEANESAIKLIKKYGNTINKGKESIILAAESSFHGRTLAALSATGQPKYQKGFEPLIKGFKFFKFNNFDSVKKLFEECENNDQKISGVLVEPIQGEGGVIPGSKIFFKNLRDICDKYNSLLILDEVQSGVGRTGKMWGYENLGIEPDGFTLAKGLGGGHAIGALLVKEKANIFSPGDHASTFGGNPFACKAALTVLEEINRRNLINNVYLRGGQLSAGFEELSKKFPNIITGKRGLGLIQGLVINEDYVDAKKITLKAFHKGLLVVPAGGNVVRIVPPLVISRREINILLDKLNLIFGEL, via the coding sequence ATGAATACTTATAGTAGATTCGATATATCCTTCAAAAAAGGTAAAGGTTGTTGGCTATGGGACAAAAAAGGTAAAAAGTATCTCGATGCAGTCGCTGGTATAGCAACTTGTAGTCTTGGACATAGCGATAGAGTTTTAAGAAGAAGGCTATCAACCCAACTAAGAAAGATTCAGCACATTTCCAATCTCTACAACATTGAAGAACAAGAACAATTAAGCAGAACTTTAACGAATATGAGTTGTGCTAAAAGTGTCTTCTTCTGCAACAGTGGTGCGGAAGCAAATGAATCAGCAATTAAATTAATTAAAAAATATGGTAATACAATAAATAAGGGTAAAGAATCAATTATTCTCGCAGCAGAATCCAGCTTTCATGGAAGGACGCTAGCGGCATTGAGTGCTACTGGACAGCCCAAATATCAAAAAGGCTTCGAACCATTAATTAAAGGTTTCAAATTTTTTAAATTTAACAATTTTGATTCGGTAAAAAAATTATTTGAAGAGTGTGAAAATAATGATCAAAAAATTTCAGGCGTTTTAGTTGAACCAATACAAGGAGAAGGTGGCGTAATTCCTGGAAGTAAAATATTTTTTAAAAACCTGAGAGATATATGTGATAAATATAATTCTCTTCTAATTTTAGATGAGGTTCAAAGTGGAGTAGGTCGAACTGGGAAAATGTGGGGTTATGAAAATTTAGGAATTGAACCTGATGGATTCACCCTTGCTAAAGGATTAGGAGGAGGTCATGCAATTGGCGCTTTATTAGTAAAAGAAAAAGCCAATATTTTTAGTCCAGGAGATCATGCAAGCACATTTGGGGGGAACCCTTTCGCCTGTAAAGCTGCCCTAACTGTATTAGAAGAAATAAATAGAAGAAATCTTATCAATAATGTTTACCTAAGAGGGGGACAATTAAGTGCTGGATTTGAAGAATTGTCAAAAAAATTTCCAAATATTATTACCGGGAAAAGAGGTTTAGGTTTAATACAAGGTCTTGTGATCAATGAAGATTATGTTGATGCAAAAAAAATTACATTAAAAGCTTTTCATAAAGGGTTACTGGTAGTTCCGGCAGGAGGAAACGTTGTAAGGATTGTTCCACCATTAGTTATATCTCGAAGAGAAATTAATATTCTTTTGGATAAGCTGAATTTAATTTTTGGAGAGTTATAG
- the trpC gene encoding indole-3-glycerol phosphate synthase TrpC, producing the protein MEIRRRPPNPTVRVENLEYAVPHREAQAKNILEEIVWHKDIEIKNFKKIVSLEDIIKKIENLPAPKDFYKNILESKIKPGVIAEIKKASPSKGVIRKDFNPEDIAICYEGLGASCISVLTDQRFFQGSYEILETVRKSTNLPLLCKDFIISAYQIYKARVSGADAILLIAAILSDDDLIYLKKIADNLKMSVLVEVHNSNELERILKLKSFNLIGINNRDLKTFKTDLKTSIELMHTYADIFLKQNIIPISESGINCAEDLESLRSIGIMGVLIGETFMRETDIEQSFKKLFNSI; encoded by the coding sequence ATGGAGATAAGACGCAGGCCACCTAATCCAACAGTAAGGGTAGAAAATTTAGAATATGCTGTACCTCATAGAGAAGCACAAGCAAAAAACATTCTGGAAGAAATTGTATGGCATAAGGACATTGAAATTAAGAATTTTAAAAAAATAGTTTCTTTAGAAGACATCATAAAAAAGATTGAAAACCTTCCTGCTCCCAAAGATTTTTATAAAAATATCTTGGAGTCAAAAATAAAACCAGGAGTAATTGCTGAAATAAAAAAAGCTAGTCCGAGTAAAGGAGTGATTAGAAAAGATTTTAATCCTGAAGACATAGCAATTTGTTATGAAGGATTAGGTGCATCATGTATATCAGTACTTACCGATCAAAGGTTTTTTCAAGGTAGTTATGAAATACTCGAAACTGTAAGGAAATCAACTAATCTCCCTCTTCTTTGCAAAGATTTTATTATTTCTGCTTATCAGATTTATAAAGCAAGGGTATCTGGTGCTGATGCAATATTATTAATTGCTGCGATTTTAAGTGATGATGATTTAATTTATTTAAAGAAAATAGCTGATAATTTAAAGATGAGTGTTCTTGTTGAAGTCCATAACTCTAATGAATTAGAAAGGATTCTAAAGTTAAAATCTTTTAATTTGATTGGAATAAATAACAGGGACTTAAAGACTTTTAAAACGGATTTAAAAACATCAATAGAATTGATGCATACATATGCAGATATATTTTTAAAACAAAATATTATTCCCATAAGTGAATCCGGAATTAATTGTGCCGAAGATTTAGAATCGCTTAGATCTATTGGAATCATGGGAGTATTAATTGGTGAAACTTTTATGAGAGAAACTGATATTGAACAATCGTTCAAGAAATTATTTAATTCAATTTAA
- a CDS encoding FKBP-type peptidyl-prolyl cis-trans isomerase has translation MKEVFISFAVFVFCVSLTLFSQFNSPQVVNAAESETQSVQRTPVAKSSNVSNNNLFELDPSDPNPILFAMAEETPSDNNSRTTESGLIIADIVNGEGDEASAGQTVTVNYTGTLEDGTQFDTSIGRAPFSFPLGAGRVIKGWDEGVAGMKVGGKRQLTIPPELGYGSRGAGNVIPANATLIFEVELLKVN, from the coding sequence GTGAAAGAAGTCTTTATTAGTTTTGCAGTTTTTGTTTTTTGCGTTTCATTAACTCTTTTCAGTCAATTTAATTCACCTCAAGTTGTTAATGCTGCTGAATCAGAAACTCAGTCAGTTCAAAGAACACCTGTTGCAAAATCATCAAATGTCTCAAATAATAATTTATTTGAACTAGACCCATCAGATCCAAATCCTATACTTTTCGCAATGGCAGAAGAAACACCATCAGACAACAATTCAAGGACTACAGAAAGTGGTCTTATTATTGCAGATATCGTCAACGGGGAAGGAGATGAAGCTAGTGCTGGGCAAACAGTTACTGTAAATTACACAGGAACTCTAGAGGACGGGACACAATTTGATACCAGTATCGGAAGAGCTCCATTCAGCTTTCCCTTAGGTGCTGGACGAGTAATAAAAGGTTGGGACGAAGGTGTAGCTGGCATGAAAGTTGGAGGCAAAAGACAATTAACAATACCTCCGGAACTTGGATACGGATCAAGAGGAGCTGGAAATGTAATACCTGCTAATGCGACTTTAATATTCGAAGTTGAATTATTAAAAGTCAATTAA
- the sodX gene encoding nickel-type superoxide dismutase maturation protease produces MFKSFFDFILFFLGLRKTAIISGESMFPYLKEGDIVFFKKYKKNKSILKNRQIVIFNHPFKNKNLIKRINSVNQNNVEVIGDNIEFSEDSNKFGLINNEKIIGIVTSKLIIPKLKNFLIQKNRRTSLNPK; encoded by the coding sequence ATTTTCAAAAGCTTTTTTGATTTTATTTTATTTTTTTTAGGTTTAAGAAAAACCGCGATTATTAGTGGTGAATCGATGTTTCCTTACCTAAAAGAAGGGGATATTGTATTTTTTAAAAAATATAAAAAGAATAAATCAATACTTAAAAATCGACAAATAGTTATTTTTAATCATCCCTTTAAAAATAAAAATCTAATAAAAAGGATAAATTCAGTAAATCAAAATAACGTCGAAGTTATTGGAGACAATATTGAATTTAGCGAAGATAGTAATAAATTTGGATTAATCAATAACGAAAAAATAATTGGGATTGTCACCTCTAAATTAATTATTCCTAAATTAAAAAATTTTTTAATTCAAAAAAACAGACGCACTTCTTTGAATCCAAAATAA
- a CDS encoding hydantoin utilization protein A, producing the protein MQAVILTGIVAGFVHVVSGADHLIAMAPAAITNPQKALKNSFSWGLGHSSGVLLLAFLAIFIKDITPLNKFSSMAEFLVGISLLIVGVFAIKNSFQLSIHSHSHKHENGIAHRHFHFHVKEQKNNNKHSHALTGLGLLHGIAGGSHFLAVLPALALPLTSACLYLISYLIGSLISMNLFTCLISFTTFKASQKFIKRLIAAAGGLSFSLGLFWIQRSASVFLN; encoded by the coding sequence ATGCAGGCTGTAATTTTAACAGGTATAGTGGCAGGATTTGTGCATGTAGTTAGTGGCGCTGATCATCTAATTGCAATGGCACCAGCAGCGATTACTAATCCTCAAAAAGCTCTTAAAAATAGTTTCTCATGGGGCTTGGGACATTCTTCAGGAGTCCTCTTGTTAGCTTTTCTAGCGATTTTTATTAAGGATATTACGCCATTAAACAAATTTTCTAGTATGGCCGAATTCTTAGTTGGAATTTCACTTCTAATTGTTGGAGTATTTGCTATAAAAAATTCTTTTCAATTAAGTATTCACTCGCATTCCCATAAGCATGAGAATGGAATTGCCCATCGTCACTTTCACTTTCATGTTAAGGAACAAAAAAATAATAATAAGCACTCTCATGCTTTGACTGGTTTAGGCTTGCTTCACGGTATAGCTGGAGGTTCACATTTTCTTGCAGTTCTTCCTGCTTTAGCACTACCTCTAACAAGCGCTTGCTTATATTTGATTTCATATTTGATTGGTTCACTCATAAGTATGAATCTTTTTACTTGTTTAATATCTTTTACCACCTTTAAAGCAAGTCAAAAATTTATTAAAAGATTAATAGCTGCAGCAGGAGGGCTTTCCTTTTCTTTGGGATTATTTTGGATTCAAAGAAGTGCGTCTGTTTTTTTGAATTAA
- the sodN gene encoding superoxide dismutase, Ni, with translation MLSKFINSFLDKKSPMTVHAHCDGPCGVYDPASTRVAAEAVLSMTKKLIALEAPSSTDSAEWAAYSNTFSRYVAVKEEQAKETKKEILILWTDYFKPVHLETYPDLHETIWKAAKLCSACKVNIDLTQAEELMSYVEKIHNIFWASKGRSDAFVKAS, from the coding sequence ATGTTAAGTAAATTCATCAATTCTTTTCTAGATAAAAAATCACCAATGACAGTCCATGCTCACTGCGATGGTCCTTGTGGTGTTTACGACCCAGCATCTACGAGAGTTGCAGCTGAAGCAGTTTTATCAATGACAAAAAAACTTATTGCTTTAGAAGCCCCTTCTAGCACTGATTCAGCAGAGTGGGCTGCATATAGTAATACATTTTCTAGATATGTTGCAGTTAAAGAAGAGCAAGCAAAAGAAACAAAGAAAGAGATTCTAATTTTGTGGACAGATTACTTTAAACCAGTTCACTTAGAAACTTATCCAGACTTACATGAAACCATTTGGAAGGCGGCCAAATTATGCAGTGCATGCAAAGTTAATATTGACTTAACCCAAGCTGAAGAACTCATGAGTTATGTAGAAAAAATTCATAATATTTTCTGGGCTTCAAAAGGAAGATCAGACGCTTTTGTAAAAGCTAGTTAA
- a CDS encoding folylpolyglutamate synthase/dihydrofolate synthase family protein, with the protein MKNANLKFFELLSPKYERDNIKLGLSRIKKALQKLGNPCENIPAIQIIGTNGKGSIAAYIESILFEAKSNFGVTTSPHLLDVCERIRVNKKNINKTDFEKIYSLIEKNFSTFELTPFEKIICCALNFFDNKKVELLILEAGLGGRLDATTAHKSRPIIAIGNIGLDHKEFLGDTIEKIAKEKLAVIEKNSIVISCNQNSEVENLINEKVKEVGAEIIWKDSISKSYELGLKGIFQKQNASVAVGAIEALNNLGFNIKEKHISEGLKKTAWKGRLEIINYLNKEILVDCAHNYPAAKALSDERSYWENEENGIYWILGVQRQKDIYAMLKTLLKENDHLLLVPVPNQPSWQLNDLCQIKEIDFQKIIEFKTFELAIKYLFSLEKWPPNHPVLTGSIFLVAEFIKFAKK; encoded by the coding sequence TTGAAAAATGCAAATTTAAAATTTTTTGAATTATTATCACCTAAATATGAAAGGGATAATATCAAGTTAGGTTTATCAAGAATTAAAAAAGCACTTCAAAAACTTGGTAATCCTTGCGAGAATATTCCAGCGATACAAATTATTGGAACCAATGGGAAAGGATCAATCGCAGCATACATAGAAAGTATACTTTTTGAAGCTAAAAGTAATTTTGGCGTTACGACATCGCCTCATCTTTTGGACGTATGCGAGAGAATTAGAGTTAATAAAAAAAATATCAACAAAACTGATTTTGAAAAAATCTATAGCTTAATAGAAAAGAATTTTTCAACATTTGAATTAACTCCTTTTGAAAAAATAATTTGCTGCGCACTAAATTTTTTTGACAATAAAAAAGTTGAATTGCTCATTCTTGAAGCTGGCTTAGGGGGAAGATTAGACGCGACAACAGCCCATAAATCTAGACCAATAATTGCTATTGGGAATATTGGCTTAGACCATAAAGAATTTCTTGGAGATACGATTGAAAAAATTGCCAAAGAAAAATTAGCAGTTATTGAAAAAAACTCAATTGTCATCTCATGTAACCAAAATAGTGAAGTTGAAAATTTAATAAACGAAAAAGTTAAAGAGGTTGGAGCGGAAATTATCTGGAAAGATTCAATTTCAAAAAGCTATGAGCTTGGATTAAAAGGGATTTTCCAAAAGCAAAATGCTTCAGTGGCTGTTGGAGCAATTGAAGCGCTGAATAATTTGGGATTTAATATAAAAGAAAAACACATATCTGAAGGTCTTAAAAAGACAGCTTGGAAGGGAAGACTAGAAATAATAAATTATTTGAACAAAGAAATTCTTGTAGATTGTGCGCATAATTATCCCGCTGCAAAAGCACTCTCTGATGAGCGAAGCTATTGGGAGAATGAAGAAAATGGAATTTATTGGATTTTAGGTGTCCAAAGACAAAAAGATATTTACGCAATGTTAAAAACACTTCTAAAGGAAAATGATCACTTATTACTTGTGCCAGTGCCAAACCAACCTAGTTGGCAATTAAATGATCTCTGTCAGATTAAAGAAATTGACTTTCAAAAAATAATTGAATTTAAAACATTTGAACTTGCCATTAAGTATTTATTTTCCCTAGAAAAATGGCCACCTAATCATCCTGTTTTAACAGGTTCTATTTTTTTAGTCGCTGAATTTATTAAGTTTGCTAAAAAATAG
- a CDS encoding TrmH family RNA methyltransferase — protein sequence MVDNEFLKLIIENTFLKITSKNNNLVKRFRSFKSGSSRKDKDFFCIEGTHLIEELLKSGNSPSKILVTEKWLKKNQNLSKQFDESLLTLVSEEVLASAISTVNPDGIAALVEISSIPNYQFNSNDDFVLVLDRIQDPGNMGNLFRTALAAGVDAIFLAGGAHPLSQKVLRASTGAVFNLPFQRYEGTEEEIINSLLKSLSELSNEGFKIFSTSSFNKSSKNPSKPYWEIDWTKSTVLILGNEGRGIHKKIQEAFNETITIPHSELVESLNVACVAVPLLLERKRVAYTSNK from the coding sequence ATAGTTGATAACGAATTTCTCAAATTAATCATAGAAAATACTTTTTTAAAAATAACTAGTAAAAACAATAATCTAGTTAAAAGATTTAGATCATTTAAAAGCGGATCCTCTCGTAAAGATAAAGATTTTTTTTGTATAGAGGGTACGCATCTTATTGAGGAATTGCTGAAGTCTGGAAATTCTCCCTCCAAAATTTTAGTTACTGAAAAATGGCTAAAAAAGAACCAAAATCTTAGTAAACAGTTTGATGAATCATTATTAACTTTGGTTTCAGAAGAGGTTTTAGCTTCTGCGATTTCAACAGTTAATCCAGATGGCATCGCAGCATTAGTAGAAATTTCATCGATACCTAATTATCAATTCAATAGTAATGATGATTTTGTTCTTGTTCTAGATAGGATTCAAGATCCTGGGAATATGGGTAATCTTTTTAGAACTGCTTTAGCTGCTGGTGTTGATGCAATTTTTTTAGCTGGAGGTGCGCATCCATTAAGCCAAAAAGTATTAAGAGCATCAACTGGCGCGGTCTTTAATCTTCCATTTCAAAGATATGAGGGTACTGAAGAAGAAATAATAAATTCTTTATTAAAGTCTTTATCTGAATTATCAAATGAGGGGTTTAAGATTTTTTCCACTAGTAGCTTTAATAAAAGCTCAAAAAACCCTTCAAAACCATACTGGGAAATTGATTGGACTAAGTCTACTGTCTTGATTTTGGGTAATGAAGGTAGAGGTATTCATAAAAAAATTCAAGAAGCTTTTAATGAAACAATTACAATTCCGCATAGTGAGCTTGTAGAATCATTGAATGTGGCTTGTGTTGCAGTTCCGTTATTACTAGAACGAAAAAGAGTCGCATACACCTCTAATAAATAA